Sequence from the Microbacterium sp. 1.5R genome:
GTTCACGACGATGTCGTACGTCGCCAGGAAGTCGGGGAGCAGCACGGAGCCGTCCTCCGTCTCGACCTCGCTGAGGTGCGTGGGTCCGTCGTCGGTGTTCAGCTGAGTGAGGTGCGAATTGTGGATGGGGGAGCCCACGGCGGCCGCCCCGCGCTGAGTGAGGACTTCGATGTCGTGCACCCCGTGAGCATTCAATGCCGTCACCGCGCCGCGTGCCGTCGCCCCGAAGCCGATGACGACTGCGCGCAGGCGCGGGCCGTAGTCCCCGGTCGAGCCGACGAGGCTCATCGCATGGATGACCGAGCAGTAGCCGGCCAGCTCGTTGTTCTTGTGGAAGACGTGCAGGCTCATGTCTCCCTGCGGGGTCCAGTGGTTCATGGCCTCGAAGGCGATCAGCGTGAGGCGGCTGTCGATCGCGGTCTGCGTGAGAGCGACGTCCTGCACGCAGTGCGGCCAGCCCCACAGAATGCCGCCAGCGCTGATCTCGGCGACATCCGCGAGCTGCGGCTTGGGCAGCAGCAGCACGTCAGCGGAGGCGAGCACGTCAGACCGCGCGGCGACCCGGCCGACGCGGGACTCCACATAGCCGGGCTCCAGCTGGAAGTCGGCGCCGTACCCGTGCTCGACGATCATGCGAGCGCGCACATCCGCGTCGATGCGGTCGAGATGGCGGGGATGGATCGGGAGGCGCCGTTCGTTCTCCATCGAGGAGTTCGCCAGCAGGCCGAGGGTCAGAAGCTCCGGGCCGGAGGTCTGGGTATGGACGGACGAGCGTGTCGTGTCTGACAACGGGTTCCCATCTTCGGGGAACCAGAGTCAGCTCCTGGCCTGACTCTACGCCCCTGCGCGCCTGAGGTGGGGC
This genomic interval carries:
- a CDS encoding N(5)-(carboxyethyl)ornithine synthase yields the protein MENERRLPIHPRHLDRIDADVRARMIVEHGYGADFQLEPGYVESRVGRVAARSDVLASADVLLLPKPQLADVAEISAGGILWGWPHCVQDVALTQTAIDSRLTLIAFEAMNHWTPQGDMSLHVFHKNNELAGYCSVIHAMSLVGSTGDYGPRLRAVVIGFGATARGAVTALNAHGVHDIEVLTQRGAAAVGSPIHNSHLTQLNTDDGPTHLSEVETEDGSVLLPDFLATYDIVVNCTLQDVAAPLTYLRTEDLSRFASSSLIIDVSCDEGMGFEWATPTTFDEPMFTVGQGVNYYAVDHSPSYLWNSATWDISEALLPFLRTVLEGPDAWAESSTLTRAIEIRDGMIQNPSILSFQGRSTDYPYALAV